A single window of Nicotiana tomentosiformis chromosome 1, ASM39032v3, whole genome shotgun sequence DNA harbors:
- the LOC108942782 gene encoding L-ascorbate oxidase homolog — protein sequence MRLENGRRWCWFAVVALYMQTVCRVVVAEDPYRYFDWRISYGDIYPLGVRQQGILINGQFPGPDIISVTNDNLIINIHNDLPEPFLLTWNGLQQRKNSFEDGVYGTTCPIPPGKNFTYIMQVKDQIGSFFYFPSLKFHKAAGGFGGIRILSRPRIPVPFLEPAGDFTILIGDWYITDHKALQTVLDRGKMLKFPNGIQINGLGRDGAKFTVESGKTYRLRISNVGLQNSLNFRIQGHKMKLVEVEGTHTIQTTLSSLDVHVGQSYSVLVTADQPAQDYYIAVSSRFATQILNSTAILHYSNSRKSVSGLPPPGPTTDISWSLNQARSIRTNLTASGPRPNPQGSYHYGQINVSRTIRLANSAGLVDRKQRYAVNGVSFIPADTPLKLADYYNIKGVFEVGSIPDQPTGRQIHLDTAVMGADYRSFVEIVFENRENIMQSWHLDGYSFFVVGMDEGRWSPASKRQYNLIDAVSRCTTQVYPRSWTAIYVPLDNVGMWNLRTQFWARQYLGQQFYLRVYTPVQSFRDEYPIPKNALHCGRAKGRTIRT from the exons ATGAGGTTGGAAAATGGAAGAAGATGGTGTTGGTTTGCGGTTGTAGCTCTCTACATGCAGACAGTTTGTAGAGTAGTAGTTGCAGAGGATCCTTACAGATACTTCGACTGGAGAATTAGCTATGGCGATATATATCCTCTTGGCGTCCGCCAACAG GGAATTCTGATAAATGGACAATTTCCGGGTCCGGACATAATCAGCGTTACGAACGACAACCTTATCATTAACATCCATAATGACTTGCCTGAGCCATTTCTTCTTACCTG GAACGGGCTCCAACAAAGAAAAAATTCGTTTGAAGACGGTGTATATGGAACAACATGTCCCATCCCTCCTGGAAAAAATTTCACATACATAATGCAAGTGAAAGATCAAATAGGAAGTTTCTTCTATTTTCCATCTCTTAAATTCCATAAAGCCGCTGGTGGATTTGGAGGAATTAGGATTCTCAGTAGGCCAAGAATTCCAGTCCCTTTCCTTGAACCTGCTGGAGATTTCACCATTCTTATTGGAGATTGGTACATAACTGATCACAAG gCATTACAAACAGTTTTAGACCGTGGAAAGATGCTTAAATTCCCAAATGGTATTCAGATTAATGGCCTTGGTCGTGATGGTGCAAAATTCACTGTTGAATCAG GGAAAACATACAGGTTAAGAATATCCAATGTGGGACTTCAAAATTCATTGAACTTTCGAATTCAGGGACACAAAATGAAGTTGGTTGAAGTTGAGGGAACTCACACAATACAAACCACATTGTCTTCTCTTGATGTGCATGTTGGTCAGTCCTACTCGGTGTTGGTCACTGCAGATCAGCCTGCTCAAGACTACTACATTGCTGTTTCCAGCCGCTTCGCTACTCAAATTCTCAATTCCACAGCCATTCTTCACTACAGCAACTCGAGAAAATCGGTTTCTGGACTACCTCCTCCAGGGCCAACCACTGACATTTCTTGGTCCCTAAATCAGGCTCGTTCTATCAG GACAAATCTTACGGCCAGTGGGCCAAGACCAAACCCACAAGGCTCCTACCATTATGGTCAGATAAATGTCAGTAGAACAATAAGACTAGCAAATTCTGCTGGCTTAGTTGATAGAAAACAGAGATATGCAGTTAATGGAGTATCTTTCATCCCTGCTGATACGCCACTTAAGCTAGCAGACTATTATAACATCAAAGGAGTATTCGAAGTAGGAAGCATCCCTGATCAGCCTACAGGTCGACAGATACACCTTGACACAGCAGTTATGGGAGCAGACTACAGATCATTTGTGGAGATTGTTTTTGAGAATAGAGAGAACATTATGCAAAGCTGGCATCTTGATGGTTACTCTTTCTTTGTCGTCGG AATGGATGAAGGTAGATGGAGTCCTGCAAGTAAAAGACAGTACAATCTTATAGACGCAGTTTCACGCTGTACCACACAG GTTTATCCAAGATCGTGGACTGCAATATATGTGCCCCTGGATAATGTAGGAATGTGGAATCTGAGGACTCAATTCTGGGCAAGGCAATACCTCGGGCAACAATTTTATTTGCGAGTTTATACACCAGTTCAATCATTTCGGGACGAATATCCTATTCCAAAGAATGCTTTGCACTGTGGCAGGGCAAAGGGTAGAACCATAAGAACATAA